The proteins below come from a single Dinghuibacter silviterrae genomic window:
- a CDS encoding efflux RND transporter permease subunit, which produces MIANTFIKRPVTAIVISVVLVITGLIAMLNLAVDQYPDITPPSVSISGQYTGADAQTVEQTVAIPIEEQVNGSPGMEYMQSTSTNSGGVNISVTFNVGTDVHIAALNVQNRKNIATPLLPSVVSALGMTVRARNPSMLMMVAVYSPKASHNITFLDNYTSVFIEDALLRVPGVGDVQARTDNFSMRVWMDPNKMASYSLTPTDVVSALKNQSEYLAAGSVGAPPQPNSQSHEYSILVNGMLSKPEQFEKVVVKSNPDSSRIVYLKDVARVELGKFTFSSNAFMDGHRSSTLMVYQTPGSNALETADNVYKALDELKKSFPADVDYAVPFENITIIKVSMQEVLGTLLKALALVAIVVLLFLQNWRSSLIPILAIPVSIMATFITFIPLGFTINTLTMFGFVLAIGIVVDDAIIVVESVQHYIDHFHMSAKEATYQAMKEISAPVVAIALILAAVFVPVGFIPGIVGRLYQQFAITIAISVIFSAFIALSLTPALCTLLLRPSHLQTQKRGIVLKFFDWFNNGFDRMTGRYANGVRRCIRQSKYVVILLVCICAGTYLLFKYKPSGFIPGEDDGRMYVTYQLPEASSTTQSVAVMHKLMGIVSGTPGVGHYAAISGFNILNGGATSNNGSFFVMLKPWDQRTDDSTRIPGIMNVLRARIAKAGIKNAIIQVVQPPPIRGIGQASGFSLQIQQGNTSDDVHQFETVVKKFVAEAHKIPSISSAFSYYGAHTPTYNLTVDRDKCMKLGVSVTDVFSTMQAYMGSLFVNNFTLYNRTFHVVVQADTNFRALIDNMNKYYVRNSVGQMVPLSTLIRYEPTETTPLIQHFNIFRSAEVDGSTPPGYSTGQGIEDIKALAARALPQGYTYEFSGLSYEEIKAGSTTVYIFLFSIVFVFLFLAALYESWSVPFSVMLAVPISAFGAILALTLVPRLTNNVYAQIGLITLIGLSAKNAILIVEFAKLRVDRGEDLIRSTIEAARLRLRPIIMTSMAFIFGVMPLVLATGAGAVARNTIGYTVLGGMIASSLLSIFIVPVLFVLFTRLSYGKKQLAWLKDHHDDLMEKQRRVEAQNIDPALEYEIEQSHLENKRSRDEWGQKSV; this is translated from the coding sequence ATGATCGCCAATACGTTCATCAAAAGGCCGGTAACCGCGATCGTGATCTCCGTCGTGTTGGTGATCACGGGGTTGATCGCCATGCTCAACCTGGCGGTGGACCAGTATCCCGACATCACCCCGCCGAGCGTATCGATCAGCGGGCAGTATACGGGGGCGGACGCCCAGACGGTCGAACAGACCGTGGCCATCCCCATCGAGGAACAGGTCAACGGGTCCCCGGGGATGGAGTATATGCAAAGCACGAGCACCAACTCCGGCGGGGTCAATATTTCGGTGACCTTTAACGTGGGGACCGACGTGCACATCGCGGCCCTGAACGTCCAGAACCGGAAAAACATCGCCACGCCCCTGCTGCCGTCGGTGGTCAGCGCCCTGGGGATGACCGTCCGCGCGCGCAACCCGAGCATGCTGATGATGGTGGCGGTGTACTCCCCCAAGGCGTCGCACAACATTACCTTCTTAGACAACTATACCAGCGTCTTTATAGAAGACGCCCTGCTCCGGGTACCGGGGGTGGGTGACGTACAGGCGCGTACCGACAACTTTAGCATGCGCGTGTGGATGGACCCCAACAAAATGGCCAGCTACAGCCTAACCCCCACGGATGTCGTCAGCGCGCTGAAGAACCAGAGCGAATACCTCGCGGCCGGGTCCGTGGGCGCGCCGCCCCAACCCAACAGCCAGTCGCACGAATACTCCATCCTCGTCAACGGCATGCTCAGCAAACCGGAGCAGTTCGAGAAAGTGGTGGTCAAAAGCAATCCCGATTCCTCCCGGATCGTCTACCTCAAGGACGTCGCGCGGGTCGAGCTGGGAAAGTTCACCTTTTCGAGCAACGCCTTTATGGACGGCCACCGGAGCTCCACCCTGATGGTGTACCAGACCCCGGGCAGCAACGCCCTGGAGACCGCGGACAACGTCTACAAGGCGCTGGATGAGTTGAAAAAGTCTTTTCCTGCGGACGTAGACTATGCCGTACCGTTCGAGAACATCACCATCATTAAGGTGTCCATGCAGGAAGTGTTGGGCACCCTGCTGAAAGCGCTGGCGCTGGTGGCCATCGTGGTGCTGCTTTTCCTTCAAAACTGGCGCTCCTCGCTGATCCCGATCCTGGCCATCCCCGTGTCGATCATGGCGACCTTTATCACCTTTATCCCGCTGGGCTTTACGATCAATACGCTGACGATGTTCGGCTTCGTACTGGCGATCGGGATCGTGGTGGACGACGCCATCATCGTGGTGGAATCGGTTCAGCACTACATCGACCATTTCCACATGTCGGCGAAGGAAGCGACGTACCAGGCCATGAAGGAAATCTCGGCCCCTGTCGTGGCGATCGCGCTTATCCTGGCGGCGGTATTCGTCCCCGTGGGTTTTATACCGGGGATCGTGGGCCGGTTGTACCAGCAGTTCGCCATCACCATTGCCATTTCCGTCATCTTCTCGGCGTTTATCGCGCTGTCGCTGACACCCGCCCTTTGTACCCTTTTGCTCCGGCCTTCGCACCTCCAGACGCAAAAACGCGGGATCGTGCTGAAGTTTTTCGACTGGTTCAATAACGGATTTGACCGGATGACGGGGAGGTATGCGAACGGCGTCCGCCGGTGTATCCGTCAATCGAAATACGTGGTGATCCTGCTGGTGTGTATCTGCGCCGGCACCTACCTGTTGTTTAAATACAAACCCTCCGGTTTTATCCCCGGGGAGGACGACGGCCGTATGTACGTCACGTACCAACTGCCGGAAGCCTCCTCCACGACGCAGTCGGTGGCGGTGATGCACAAGCTGATGGGGATCGTATCGGGCACGCCGGGCGTCGGTCACTATGCGGCCATCAGTGGGTTTAACATCCTCAACGGCGGCGCAACGTCCAACAACGGGTCGTTTTTTGTCATGCTCAAACCGTGGGACCAACGCACGGACGACAGCACCCGTATCCCCGGGATCATGAACGTCCTCCGCGCGCGGATCGCCAAGGCCGGGATCAAGAACGCCATCATCCAGGTCGTCCAGCCGCCCCCCATCCGCGGGATCGGCCAGGCCTCCGGTTTCAGCCTGCAGATCCAGCAGGGGAATACCTCCGACGACGTCCACCAGTTCGAAACCGTGGTCAAGAAGTTTGTGGCCGAGGCGCACAAGATCCCGTCCATCTCCTCGGCCTTTAGTTACTACGGGGCGCATACGCCGACGTACAACCTGACGGTCGACCGGGACAAGTGTATGAAGCTCGGGGTGAGCGTCACCGACGTCTTTTCGACCATGCAGGCGTACATGGGCAGTCTTTTTGTCAACAATTTCACGCTGTACAACCGGACCTTTCACGTGGTGGTACAGGCCGATACCAATTTCCGGGCGTTGATCGACAATATGAACAAGTACTACGTGCGGAACTCTGTCGGCCAGATGGTGCCCCTCAGCACCCTCATCCGGTACGAACCCACGGAAACCACGCCCCTGATCCAGCACTTTAACATCTTCCGTTCGGCCGAGGTCGACGGTTCGACGCCCCCCGGGTACAGCACCGGCCAGGGGATCGAGGACATCAAAGCCCTGGCCGCGCGTGCGTTACCGCAGGGGTATACCTACGAGTTTTCGGGGCTGAGCTACGAAGAAATCAAGGCAGGGTCCACCACCGTATACATCTTCCTGTTCTCCATCGTTTTTGTCTTTCTTTTCTTAGCCGCCCTGTACGAAAGCTGGTCGGTCCCCTTCTCGGTGATGCTGGCCGTGCCGATCAGCGCGTTTGGCGCCATCCTCGCCCTGACGCTGGTGCCCCGGCTCACCAACAACGTCTATGCGCAGATCGGGCTGATCACCCTGATCGGGTTGTCGGCGAAAAACGCCATCCTGATCGTGGAATTCGCCAAACTCCGCGTAGACCGCGGCGAGGACCTGATCCGGTCCACCATCGAAGCCGCCCGGCTCCGGTTGCGCCCGATTATCATGACCTCGATGGCCTTTATTTTCGGCGTCATGCCCCTGGTACTGGCCACCGGCGCGGGGGCCGTGGCGCGCAATACCATCGGGTATACGGTCCTGGGCGGGATGATCGCGTCTTCGCTGCTGTCCATATTTATCGTGCCCGTGCTCTTTGTACTGTTCACGCGGTTGTCTTATGGCAAAAAACAACTGGCCTGGCTCAAGGATCATCATGATGACCTCATGGAAAAACAACGCCGGGTGGAGGCGCAAAACATCGACCCCGCGCTGGAGTACGAAATCGAGCAGTCGCACCTGGAGAATAAGCGGTCCAGGGACGAATGGGGGCAAAAGTCCGTATAA
- a CDS encoding efflux RND transporter permease subunit, whose protein sequence is MIANTFIKRPVTAIVISIVLVLTGSICILNLPIDQYPDITPPVVQVTGQFTGADAQTVEQTVATPIEEQVNGSPGMEYMQSNSTNNGQMTMNVTFDIGTNIDVAALDVQNRVSIAQPLVPTVASRLGLIVRAVNPSMLMMVAIYSPHLSHNITFLDNYTNIFVQDALLRVPGVGTINRFTDDFSMRVWMNPQKMASYGLTAQDIINALNAQNVQVAAGSAGVPPQAPSQTYEIGILVNGRLSKVSEFENIIVKNAPDTGSLVFLKDVARVELGKFTFASNSFVDGIRASYLQIYQAPGSNALKTAQGVYNELAQLRQFFPADVEYSVPFESVTVVKVSMSDVVNTLLLTLGLVAIVVFLFLQNLRSTMIPVLAIPVSIFGTFCFFIPLGFTINTLTMFGFVLAIGIVVDDAIIVVEAVQHYIDEEGMSAKEGTYRAMKDISAPVVAIALILAAVFVPVGFIPGIVGRLYQQFAITIAISVMISAFIALSLTPALCSLLLKPTKIKKEAKGLNKLFYKFNTWFDGLTHRYGRGVQKSIHHARYILILLVCVCGAAIYLFEKKPTGFIPSEDDGNLYVTYQLPPASSTAQSVSTMNRIMKVVESTPGVAHYAALSGLNVINNASNSNCGTIYIQLQPWEQRTTDDERVPGIMTVLRNRIADAGIKGANVEVIQPSPIPGVGATVGFSFQIEQRNTQDDLHAFENVVNRFVTEVNKNKAITGAYSFYSSHTPSYNVDVDRDKCEKLGVNINDVFTTIQAFMGSLYINDFTTYNRTFHVVVQADTAFRTMVTDMNKYYVRNSVGNMLPLGTLITYHPTETAPLISHFNIFRSAEIDGASTPGYSTEDAIAALKATADTLLPQGYAYEFSGLSYEEIKAGSMTTYIFLFSITFVFLFLAALYESWSVPFSVLLAVPIGAFGAILTLFFVPSLTDNVYAQIGLITLIGLAAKNAILIVEFAKVRVDLGEDVIESTLQAVRLRLRPIVMTSLAFILGVMPLVLATGAGAVARRTIGFTVLGGMTAASTIAIFVVPVLFVLITKASYGKEKLQWLKEHHEDLKEKARRVEAQEIDPALEFEIQKAKELQ, encoded by the coding sequence GGTGACGGGTCAGTTTACGGGGGCGGATGCGCAGACCGTGGAACAAACGGTGGCCACGCCCATTGAAGAACAGGTGAACGGCTCGCCGGGCATGGAGTACATGCAAAGCAACAGCACCAACAACGGGCAGATGACGATGAACGTCACGTTTGACATTGGGACAAACATCGACGTGGCGGCGCTGGACGTGCAAAACCGGGTGTCCATCGCACAACCGCTGGTCCCCACGGTGGCGAGCCGGCTGGGGCTGATCGTCCGCGCGGTGAACCCCAGCATGTTGATGATGGTGGCGATTTATTCGCCGCATTTGTCGCACAACATTACTTTTCTGGACAACTATACCAACATCTTCGTCCAGGACGCCCTTTTGCGTGTGCCGGGGGTGGGGACCATCAACCGGTTTACGGACGACTTCAGCATGCGGGTGTGGATGAACCCGCAAAAGATGGCGAGCTACGGCCTCACCGCCCAGGACATCATCAACGCCCTGAACGCCCAGAACGTCCAGGTGGCGGCGGGTTCGGCGGGGGTACCGCCCCAGGCGCCGTCCCAGACGTACGAGATCGGCATCCTGGTAAACGGCCGTTTGAGCAAGGTGTCGGAATTTGAAAACATCATCGTCAAGAATGCGCCCGATACCGGCTCCCTGGTATTCCTGAAAGACGTGGCGCGGGTCGAATTGGGGAAATTTACTTTTGCTTCCAATTCCTTTGTGGACGGGATCAGGGCCAGCTATCTGCAGATCTACCAGGCGCCGGGCAGCAATGCGTTGAAAACGGCGCAAGGGGTGTACAACGAATTGGCGCAGTTGCGGCAGTTTTTCCCGGCGGACGTGGAGTACTCGGTGCCCTTTGAATCGGTGACCGTGGTGAAGGTGTCGATGTCGGACGTGGTCAACACGCTGCTGCTGACGCTCGGGCTGGTGGCGATCGTGGTTTTTCTTTTCCTCCAAAACTTACGGTCCACGATGATCCCGGTCCTGGCGATCCCCGTGTCGATCTTTGGTACTTTTTGCTTCTTTATCCCCCTCGGTTTTACGATCAATACCCTGACGATGTTTGGCTTTGTGCTGGCGATCGGGATCGTGGTGGACGACGCCATCATCGTGGTGGAGGCGGTCCAGCACTATATCGATGAAGAGGGTATGTCGGCGAAGGAGGGGACGTACCGCGCCATGAAGGACATCTCGGCGCCCGTGGTGGCGATCGCGCTGATCTTAGCGGCGGTATTCGTGCCCGTGGGCTTTATCCCCGGGATCGTGGGCCGGTTGTACCAGCAGTTTGCCATCACCATCGCCATTTCGGTGATGATCTCCGCCTTTATCGCCTTATCGCTTACCCCTGCCCTTTGCTCATTGCTCTTAAAACCAACCAAAATCAAAAAAGAGGCCAAGGGGTTGAACAAGCTTTTCTACAAGTTCAACACATGGTTCGACGGGTTGACCCATCGGTATGGGCGGGGGGTGCAAAAAAGCATCCACCACGCCCGCTATATCCTCATCCTGCTGGTGTGTGTGTGCGGAGCGGCCATTTACCTGTTTGAGAAAAAGCCCACGGGTTTTATCCCCTCGGAGGACGACGGGAACCTGTATGTCACGTACCAGTTGCCGCCGGCCTCGTCCACGGCCCAGTCGGTATCCACCATGAACCGGATCATGAAGGTCGTGGAGAGCACGCCCGGGGTGGCGCACTACGCGGCCCTGTCGGGGTTGAACGTGATCAACAACGCGTCCAATTCCAACTGCGGCACCATCTATATCCAGTTGCAACCCTGGGAACAACGGACCACCGACGACGAACGCGTACCGGGGATCATGACGGTGCTGCGCAACCGCATCGCGGACGCGGGGATCAAGGGGGCGAACGTCGAGGTGATACAGCCCTCCCCTATCCCGGGGGTCGGCGCGACCGTCGGGTTTAGCTTCCAGATCGAGCAACGCAATACCCAGGACGACCTGCACGCCTTTGAAAACGTGGTCAACCGGTTTGTCACGGAGGTCAACAAAAACAAGGCGATCACCGGGGCGTATTCGTTTTACTCTTCGCATACGCCCAGCTATAATGTGGACGTCGACCGGGACAAGTGCGAAAAGCTCGGGGTGAACATCAACGACGTGTTTACCACGATACAGGCATTTATGGGCAGCCTGTACATCAACGACTTTACGACCTACAACCGCACTTTCCACGTGGTGGTGCAGGCGGATACGGCTTTCCGGACGATGGTGACGGACATGAACAAGTATTATGTGCGGAACTCCGTGGGGAACATGCTGCCCCTGGGGACGCTGATCACCTATCATCCCACCGAGACGGCGCCCCTGATCTCGCACTTCAACATCTTCCGTTCCGCGGAAATCGACGGCGCGTCCACCCCGGGGTACAGCACCGAGGACGCCATCGCGGCCCTCAAGGCCACGGCGGATACCCTCCTGCCCCAGGGTTATGCGTACGAATTCTCGGGGCTGAGCTACGAGGAAATCAAGGCGGGGTCGATGACCACGTATATCTTCCTTTTCTCCATCACCTTTGTCTTCCTGTTCCTGGCGGCCTTGTACGAAAGCTGGTCGGTGCCCTTCTCGGTCCTGCTGGCGGTGCCCATCGGCGCCTTTGGGGCCATCCTGACCCTGTTTTTCGTCCCCAGCCTCACGGACAACGTCTATGCGCAGATCGGGTTGATCACGCTGATCGGCCTGGCGGCCAAAAACGCCATCCTGATCGTGGAGTTCGCCAAGGTCCGCGTGGACCTGGGGGAAGACGTCATCGAGTCTACCCTGCAGGCCGTGCGGCTGCGGTTACGCCCCATCGTGATGACGTCGCTGGCGTTTATCCTCGGGGTCATGCCGCTGGTCCTGGCCACGGGCGCGGGCGCGGTGGCACGGCGGACCATCGGCTTTACGGTGCTGGGCGGGATGACCGCGGCGTCGACGATCGCGATTTTCGTCGTGCCCGTTTTGTTTGTACTGATCACCAAGGCCTCCTACGGCAAAGAAAAATTGCAATGGCTCAAAGAACACCATGAGGATTTGAAGGAAAAGGCGCGCAGGGTGGAGGCACAGGAAATTGATCCCGCGCTTGAATTTGAGATCCAAAAGGCAAAAGAACTACAATGA